A window from Tachyglossus aculeatus isolate mTacAcu1 chromosome 20, mTacAcu1.pri, whole genome shotgun sequence encodes these proteins:
- the LRRC32 gene encoding transforming growth factor beta activator LRRC32: MNLCLLLVLLAAEGGICTFRPLEESPCDMAQLDALCPSRGLEQVPATLHPDVRKIDLSGNRLLRLTEQPLAFYAALRHLDASANRISAIEAGLFARLPQLTHLNLARNRLDLLAPPGPSGLGLLPRVARLDLSANRLFDGLAEAFLRAAPALRSLSLAENSLTRLSARMFRGCPALEELDLHSNVVLDIEDGALDGLSRLSVLNLSTNSITCISDFSLRPLRRLDLSRNSIESFQVAEGPDPPGGRDSPDGPDSGHLDSPGGPDSGHLDSRGGPDSGHLDSPGGPDSPDGQDSGHLDSPDDPDSGHRDSPDGPDSGHLASPDDPDSGHLDPDPSPGPGQFRLSWLDLRENRLLRFPRLPPANQLTYLSLANNLIRLGPADGPEGGEWPSRALGRLQHLDLSSNEVEAVPAGFLEPLASLRVLNLSRNCLRAFSGPARGPGLAALEVLDLSHNALRRFSAGARGLARLRQLLLQRNALEALPPATWAGLAAVRLLDLRGNRVSVCEPGPGPGPGPGPVGGGCAALSGLASLRHLDLAENGLGRLPDGAFRGSPLAALDLSGNPGLRLGARALDGLEPWLRALHLRGNALAALAVPLALFPHLERLSLAANRLSRLPRWPAGGSLRVLDLRNNSFSHLRAADVAALARTLRTLDLAGNPLSCCGNAWLAALVRGRSALLPEPASLTCRLPRGPAGREEVRVCQLRPDDCQDGPDGPDAWQLLLALALLLALLLLALLLLLLAGPASSSCARRYGLRRRQLKA; encoded by the exons ATGAACCTCTGCCTCCTTTTAGTCCTGCTCGCGGCCGAGGGAGGAATCTGCACCTTCCGGCCCCTGGAGGAGTCTCCCTGTGACATG GCCCAGCTGGACGCCCTGTGCCCCTCCCGGGGTCTGGAGCAGGTGCCCGCCACCCTCCACCCCGACGTGCGCAAGATCGACCTGTCGGGGAACCGGCTCCTTAGGCTGACGGAGCAGCCCCTGGCCTTCTACGCGGCGCTGCGCCACCTGGACGCCAGCGCCAACCGGATCAGCGCCATCGAGGCCGGGCTGTTCGCCCGCCTGCCCCAGCTGACCCACCTGAACCTGGCCCGCAACCGGCTGGACCTCCTGGCCCCGCCCGGCCCCTCCGGGCTGGGCCTCCTGCCGCGGGTGGCCAGGCTGGACCTGTCGGCCAACCGCCTGTTCGACGGCCTGGCCGAGGCCTTCCTGCGCGCCGCCCCGGCGCTGCGCTCCCTGTCCCTGGCCGAGAACAGCCTCACCCGCCTGTCGGCGCGCATGTTCCGCGGCTGCCCGGCCCTGGAGGAGCTGGACCTGCACAGCAACGTGGTCCTGGACATCGAGGACGGGGCGCTGGACGGGCTGAGCCGCCTGTCGGTCCTCAACCTCTCCACCAACTCCATCACCTGCATCTCCGACTTCAGCCTGCGCCCGCTGCGGCGGCTGGACCTGAGCCGCAACAGCATCGAGAGCTTCCAGGTGGCCGAAGGCCCGGACCCCCCCGGCGGCCGGGACTCCCCCGACGGCCCGGACTCCGGCCACCTGGACTCCCCCGGCGGCCCGGACTCCGGCCACCTGGACTCCCGCGGCGGCCCGGACTCCGGCCACCTGGACTCCCCCGGCGGCCCGGACTCCCCCGACGGCCAGGACTCCGGCCACCTGGACTCCCCCGACGACCCGGACTCCGGCCACCGGGACTCCCCCGACGGCCCGGACTCCGGCCACCTGGCCTCCCCCGACGACCCGGACTCCGGCCACCTGGACCCCGACCCCAGTCCCGGGCCCGGCCAGTTCCGTCTCAGCTGGCTGGACCTGCGGGAGAACCGCCTGCTGCGCTTCCCGCGGCTGCCCCCGGCCAACCAGCTGACCTACCTGAGCCTGGCCAACAACCTCATCCGCCTGGGCCCGGCCGACGGCCCCGAGGGCGGCGAGTGGCCGTCGAGGGCCCTGGGCCGGCTGCAGCACCTGGACCTGAGCTCCAACGAGGTGGAGGCGGTGCCCGCCGGGTTCCTGGAGCCGCTGGCGTCCCTGCGGGTGCTGAACCTGAGCCGCAACTGCCTGCGGGCCTTCTCGGGCCCCGCGCGGGGCCCGGGGCTGGCCGCCCTGGAGGTGCTGGACCTCAGCCACAACGCCCTGCGCCGGTTCAGCGCCGGGGCCCGCGGCCTGGCCCGCCTGCGCCAGCTGCTCCTGCAGCGCAACGCGCTGGAGGCGCTGCCCCCGGCCACCTGGGCCGGCCTGGCCGCCGTGCGGCTGCTGGACCTGAGGGGCAACAGGGTCAGCGTGTGcgagcccgggccggggccggggccggggccggggcccgtggGCGGGGGCTGCGCCGCCCTGTCCGGCCTGGCCTCCCTCCGCCACCTGGACCTGGCGGAGAACGGGCTGGGCCGCCTCCCCGACGGCGCCTTCCGGGGCTCGCCGCTGGCCGCCCTCGACCTGTCCGGCAACCCGGGGCTGCGGCTCGGGGCGCGGGCCTTGGACGGGCTGGAGCCGTGGCTGCGCGCCCTGCACCTGCGGGGCAACGCGCTGGCGGCCCTGGCCGTGCCCCTGGCCCTCTTCCCGCACCTGGAGCGCCTGAGCCTGGCCGCCAACCGGCTGAGCCGGCTGCCCCGCTGGCCGGCCGGCGGCTCCCTGCGGGTGCTCGACCTGCGGAACAACAGCTTCAGCCACCTGCGGGCCGCCGACGTGGCCGCCTTGGCCCGGACCCTGCGGACCCTCGACCTGGCCGGGAACCCGCTGAGCTGCTGCGGGAACGCCTGGCTGGCCGCCCTGGTGCGCGGCCGCAGCGCGCTGCTCCCGGAGCCCGCCAGCCTCACCTGCCGCCTCCCGCGGGGCCCGGCCGGCCGGGAGGAGGTGCGGGTGTGCCAGCTGCGCCCCGACGACTGCCAGGACGGCCCGGACGGCCCGGACGCCTGGCAGCTCCTGCTGGCACTGGCTCTGCTCCTGGCGCTGCTCCTCCTGGcgctgctgcttctactgctggcgggaccggcctcctcctcctgcgcCCGGCGCTACGGGCTCCGGCGGCGGCAGCTCAAAGCCTGA